The window AGGTAGGCGATGTATTGCTCACGCTCAGCAGCCGTCGGCTTGCGGGTGAGCAGGCGCAGGTAGAGCGTATCCACAAACTGGTCTAACGGCATGTCTTGCAAGGCCAGGGCGGTGATGCCATGGTCATCGCTCAGGCGGGTGAGCCAGATGCCCACGGTGCCGTTGCCCAAGATGGCAGGCTGAAGGGCGCTGGGATCATCATTGCGACTGCTCACCGGGTCCTGGCGGGCGCCCCGCCAACCGAAAGCTTCCAGCACGTCGCAAACCGCCTGAATGCGCGGCAGGCTCAGGCTGGGGCGGTCACGCTCGTTGCTGGTGCTGGCCAGCATCCAGGCATGCGTTGGATTGCCCAGGGTGATGGAACTCTTCATGTCGCGCCTGCCATCAATGTCGAGGCTGACTTCCTCGGTCTTGAAAGGCTTGCCCGTCGCGGCAAACAGCGAGTCCACAATCTGCTCCGCCGCCAGGCGGCGAGGCGCAGGCGAGGCAAACAGTGGGCTCGTTGCCGTTAGCTGAGTATCCGTAGCACGCTGATAGGCGTGGGAATTCAAGATGATGCGGGAAAGGTTCTTCAAGCTGTAACCGCCACGCACAAACTCACGGCCTAACCAGCGAATGAGTTCAGGGTGTGAAGGTTTACCGCGCTCCCAGTCCTCCGCAGGCTCCACGATGCCACGGCCCATGTATTGCTGCCACAGACGGTTGGCGATGACCTGGGCAAAACGCTCATTCTGCGGGGCTGTAATGAGGGAAGCCAGACGGTCGCGGGAATCCTTGGGATTTTCCGCCAGCGTATCCGCCAGATTCTCAGGGGCAAATTCATCGAAGGGCCACGCGGGCTCCACCTTGGTGCCGGGTTGCAGGGTCACCTGGATGAGGGGCTTGCGGCCACCTTCATGCAATTTGTCCATGGGCACACTGCTGGTCTTGGGCACGTCCACAGCCTTCTTTTCCAGCATGGCGGCCAATTCGAAAAGGTCCTGCTGCAGACTCTTGTGAGCCGGGGCATCATGACACCGGGCGCACTTCATTTCTACACCGAGGAAGGCGGTGCTGATGATGGTACCTTTCGCGGCCATGGGCACATCATTGCCTGAGGCTGTGCCAAACCCAGCCGGGCCGCCGAAACGCTCGCTACCCTGCATGCGCAGCAGTTCCGTGACGACGAGGTCCATCGGGCGGTCATCTTCTAGCGCCTCATGCAGATACCAGCGGAAAGGCCCGGTGTTGTTCAGCGTGGGATTGAGGATGTTCGGGTTTTCGGCCAAGGCATCCTGCCAGTAGCCCATCCACTTGTCTGCCCAGCGTTTGTCGGCCAGCAGGCGGTCAATGGTCTTAGCACGTTTGTTGGGGCTCTTGTCCGCCGTGAAACTGGCGATCTCTTCCAGAGTTGGCACCACGCCCACGGTATCCAGCGTCACGCGACGGAGGAAGGCGAGGTCATCGCTGAGATCCGTGATCTCGATGCGGTCCACATTCATCTCAGGCCAGACGGCACCTTCGCTGATCCAGCGCTGGATCACGGCGATCTGCTCGGCCTTCAGCGGGTGGCCTTTGGGCGGCATGATGTAGTCTTCATCCGTGGTGCTGATGCGGGCGATGAGGGAGCTCTTTTCCGGCTTTCCCGGAACGATCGCGGGGCCGTCGGATTCGCCACCTTTCAGGGCTTCAGCTAGGGAGTCGAGCTTCAGATCGCCTTTGGTCTTGCTGCCCTGATGGCAGCTAAAGCAGTTGGCTTCCAGGATCGGCATGACTTCCTTGTAGAAGTTCACCCCGTCCTTCTTCGCTGCCGAATACTGGGCCGCGACGGCATTGATCTTGGCATTGAGGAAATGGTCCACCTCATTGTTAGCCGGATAGCTCTTCACCGGGGCTGGCACTTTCACCGCCGGGGCACTGGCCAGCCACTTGGCGGCGGCATCGCGGCGCTTGGCCCAGTACGCATCATGCTTCGCACGCACTTTGGCGCGGCGCTCGGCATTCTCTTCCACCAGCCAAGCATTCTGCTTCTTCTCATAAGCAGCCCAGCCAGCGTCATTGTAGGCCACCTTGTCATGGCCCACTAGTTCCCAGGTCTCGCGGCCTTCATAAGAGATGGCCACCACCGTCTCACCCGTTTCCGGACGTTTTTTGGAGGAGCCCACCACACCGCCCACCATGCTCTCGATGACGAATAAATGCTCGCCGCCCTTGGTTTCAAATTCTGCCCACAGTTCCTGCGTTCCCGGAGGTGCAAAGCGGAAGTCGGGGCCCAGGTTCAGATAATTGTCCTGCTCGGACACACGGCCATGGCCACCCGTGTCAGATTTGGCGAAAGGGAGGTCCAGGAAAGGCTTGCCATCAATGACGAGACGAGTCGCACTGCGACCACGGACCAGGAGACGATGCTTGCCTGCTGGCAGATTCACCACCGAGGCAGCACGTAACAGATAGGGAATGGGGCGATCTCCACGCACTCCTGTTTCCACATACTTCTGAGGCACTTCAGACAGGCCAAAGACATCCAGCGTGTAAGTCTCCGTCGGGGAAGGTGGCAGCGCAGGCCAGGAGTTCTTTGGCGGCACCCCCTCCTCGCAGATCTGCACCAGCACGCGGCCCTTGGGCAGCTTCTTGGCATCAATCGGCGGCGGTGGTGGCTGGAACTGATAACGCTGCGCCAGCAGCACTTCCGGGAGCACCTCGCGATACACGGCGATCTCATCCAGGGCACCCGCCAGGGTATTGCCTGCGCCGCCACCATAACCAGTGCCGATCATGACATCATCCGCATCGCTCACGGGTGGCTCGGTGGTTTTGCCCGCGATATCCCAGACACCGCCGCTGGTTTTCTTGCCGTCCACATAGGCCTTCATCGTCTCCGGCTTGCCGAAGGTGTAGGTCACCGCCACGTGATGCCAGCCGGACCCCGGATTGAAACCTTCTTTGGAAACCCAGCGGTGATAGTTTTCTGCTCCAGCCTTGTTGCGGCTACGGAAAAGGAAGCAAGGCCGCGCCTCACCACCCTCGCCCTTCAGGCGCAGCGCCCAGTTCTGATTTTCGGAGCTGAATTTGTCAGACTTGTTCCGCCCCTTGCCGATCAGGTAAACATACTTCCCGTTAGCCAGATCTTCGGCATTCACCCAGGCTTCGATGCTGATGGTGTCTCCCTGGACGAACCGCAGATTTGTTTCAGGCAGGTCGGTTTCCTTGACCTGGATAAAGCTATCCTTGCCGGTGAAGACAGCCGCTTTGTTGCCTTTTTCAAAGACGGGATAAATCGGTTTCTGCGGACCGGTGGGCTCGATCGTTGCCTTGCCTTTCAGTTCGCCGGGCTCTTTGCCTTCAAAGGTCCACTTCACCAGCGGGCTCACTTTTGGCACAGGCGTCGAGTCGTTCTGGGCGGCGTTTTTCGCGTCGTCCGCAGGATCGGCCGCTAGCAGCAGGCCAGGAAGGAAAAGGAATGGAAGGGCGCGTGTCATGTCCAGGTGAGTCTCAGTGTGATGAAACCAACGCTCCCTGACGAGACATTTCACTGCCGCCGACACCCCACTTTAGGGGGATGCCGGACAGGCGGCGAAAATGCACGAAACCCCTCCCGCCCTCACTTTGCCAAAGGCAGCTCGTAGCACACGGCCTCACGATCATTGCGCACCAGCAGGTAACGGCCCGCCAGCGTGGGATGGTTCCAGGTCTTGCTGCTCAGGGCACCGATCTTGCCCAGTTCCTGAAATCCTTCGGGCTTCGCTGCCGCGAGATGAACTGGGCCGCTTTCGCTCTGGATGATCACCAAGTCATCCACCAGCAAGCTCTGACCGGAGGCAAAACGCCCCTCTTTCCACAAGCGCTCCCCAGTGGCCAAATCCACGCAGGCCAGCCGCCCATCGTCCAGGCCGTACGCATGGCCTCCCCGCGCCGCCGGGCTGTTGAACTGCGTCTTCATCTTCATGCCCGCCCACAGTTGTGTAGCCGCCAGAGAACCATCCGCTGCCGCCTTGATTTCCAGCATTTGACAGCCCATGCCGTAACCGGCGGAAAGAAACACCCGGTCCTGGCCTAACACCAAGGGTTGCGAAGCCTTGGGCCAGTTCGCACCACCCCATTCATGCTCCAGCAGCACCGCACCACTGGCAGGATCATAGGCGGTCAAAGAGCGCACATTGTTACTCAGGATCACCCGTTTTCCCACCAAGGTGGCGAGCATCGGCGAGGAATAGCAGGCTTGGTCATCTCCCGCTTTCCAGGCCAACTCCCCAGTGTCCAGCCGATAGGCAAACAGCACGGGCCCCTTCGTCTGACCGCCCGTCACCACTACCTTATCATCCACGATCAAGGGTGAGCAACTCACGCCCCACTCGATGTTTTCCAGCTTGTTCTCCCCCAGGACGGAGCGCTGCCAGATGGGCTTGCCGGTGGTGGCGTTGAGGCAGTTCAACAGCCCCGTCGCCCCATACGCATAAACCCGCCCCTCATGCACCGTCGGCGTTGCATGGGGGCCATCCCCACTCTGCCATTGGGAAAAGCGCACCGGGTCCGCATAGGACCACAGCAGCTTGCCCGTGAAGAGATCGTAGCACGTCACCATCTCCTCTTCGCCTCGCTGCTCCTGCGTGTAGGCTCGCCCCTGGACTATCGCATAGGCGGACCACCCCAAGCCAATCGGCTGACGCCACAGCTCCTTCGGAGTCACCGCCTTCCAATCGGCCGCCAGCTTAGCGCCCGTGACTGTGCCGTCTCGATTCGGGCCAAAGAACTGCGCCACATCGGCCGACTGGGCCAGCATAGCTGCATTCGGCGACCAGCCCTCGGCAGCTTCCGCCGTTTTCATCTTGGCCAGGGAGGGACCTTCGGATTTCGACCACTTCCACACGATGTTCGGCAGTCCGGTACCATCCAGGGTCCCATCCACTCGTGTCGCCCATTTCGCCACGCCTCCCAGGACCAGCAACACCGCCAGCCCCGTCAGCCGGAAACGCCAGGAGAAGCGTGGAGTGAAGACAAACCACAAACAGTTCAGGATCACCACCAGCAGCGGGATGGCCGCCGTGAGCCAGCTTTTGAGATTTCGCTCAAACTCAGGCAGCGAACGTATGTAGAAAACGGCAGCCATGCCCAGAAGGATCGTGGCGATGGGAAACCAAGGCAGGCCACGAGAACGTGCTTTGGGGACGGAGGATGAATCAGTGGTCATAGACGGATACGGATATTGTCATTTCGGAGTGAGTGCTTACTTCTACACAAAATCAAAAAAAATATCAGCTCATCAGCAGAGCAAACGCCTGCGGGTGATAATTTCGACGAATGGCCTCGGCATTCAGCCCCAGGCCCTGCAAGGCAAACCAGACCGCCTGTTCCACCTGAGCTGCGCGATCCACTTCCAGCTCCACCACGGGGCGGCCAGGCATTTCATTCAGCATTAGCATCGCCGCAAAGTGCTGCACAAACCATGCGCCGACCTTTCCCTGCAAAGGTGAAGCTTCGGCATCGCCTGCAGCCATGGCCACAGCGAGGCAAGACTCCATCTTTTGGATAAACTCGCGCCCCACGCGCTGCATGAAACCCCGGGCAAAGTTCCCATCTTCGATGATGCTGTTTGCCAGCAGGCGATGCAGGGCCTGCTCCGCCTCCGGCACCGCAGACACGGGGCGCAGCATCTTGGCCATCATGTAATGCACCAGCGTTACCAGCGAAGCCGTGGAATCCTCCAACTGCCCCAGCATTTCCGCCTTCTCCCCCGCCTTGGCTTGGCAGCAATGGGCTTGTAGGGCGATGTAGAGATCCTCCTTGGTCGGAAAATGGCGGAACATCAGCGCCTCAGAAACGCCCGCCGCCTTCGCCAGTTCCTTTGTGGTCGCTCCATGGAAGCCACGCTCGGCAAACACTCCCAAGGCGGCATCCAAAATGCCCCCACGCCGCTCATCGCTGGGCAGACGCGAGTTGGGAGTGGCTGGAGGCATGGCACATCATGTAAGTGATTACTTACATTCGTCAACCAACATTTGCCTCTGCCTGTTCAGCTTGATCTAAAAGTGATAGGTCAGAGCCTTTTGCGTGTCCACCTTTACCCGCCCGCTTTGGATAAGGCGCTGAATGAGTTGAGGTATATCTGGGTTGGCCGCATCCTTCTGCAAAAAGGCGGCCAAACAGGTCAGCAGAGTCTTCTCGCGTTTCGGCCGATTTCCTGATTTCTTCAGAAAAGCCACCACACGTTCCAACTCCGTCCCTGCAGGTTTGGCGTCGGCAGTCTTCTTCACTACATGAACAGCGGAGCCCAATTCCTCCACGTTTAATTTGGAAGAGGGGACCTTTTTGACCACGATGGTTTTGATGACCTCAGGCTTCACAATCGCCGGCTTTGGGCGAGGTTCGATGAGATCCCGAAAGTCCTCATGCCGTGAAACCGCCACCTGCCGACTGCGCAAATGCTGAACCAGCGGATCATACCCGGTGTCTTTAGACACAATGTGGTACTGGCCTCCAGGGTAGCTCAGCACCGCTTGGCCGACATAATAAGAGAGAGCAAAATCGAGTGCATTTTTTCCGGTGGATTGCAGGCGGATGATTTGGACAGCATCAGAATGCTGCAAAAGCTTTTCCACCACTTCCACCCCCAGCTTGGTCTGCTGAGCCCCCATCATCAAAGTAAATTGGAATCCCCGGCGTCCCACCAGAGACAGGTCCAGCTCATGCACATTCTCGAAATCAATGAACACGTGATGGCAGGGCGCTGGAGGGATCATAATACCGCATTCAATCTAAGCGATTGACCCAATCCCCCAAGTGGAATTTCCACACAAATAACCACTAACCATAAAAAAGGCTGCCCGGCAAAACCGGGCAGCCTTGAAATGAAACGGCGACTGATTAACGCTCGTCGATTGGCACGACCTTCTGGCCGTAGGGGCGACCGACGTATTCGCTCAAGGGGCGGAACAGGCGGTTTTCGCTCCACTGTTCCAGCACGTGGGCAGTCCAGCCGCTCATGCGGGCGATGGCGAAGATCGGCGTGAAGAGATCTGTCGGGATATCGAGGCTGTAATAAACGGTGGCGCTGTAGAAGTCCACGTTCGCATTCAGGCCTTTGCGTTCCCGCATGATCTCAGCGATGCGCTCAGACATCTGGATCCACTTCGCTTCGCCAAGCTGGGCGGTGAGCTGGATGGCCATCTCGCGCAGGTGCGGTGCGCGTGGGTCGAGGACCTTGTAAACGCGGTGGCCGATGCCCATGATCTTCTTCTTCTGAGCCAGGGCGTCTTCCACCCAGGCATCCACCTTGTCAGGACTGCCGATTTCTTCCAGCATGTGGATCACGCCTTCATTGGCACCGCCGTGAAGAGGGCCTTTGAGTGCGCCGATCGCCGCGCTGATGGCGGAATACATGTCGCTGAGCGTGGAGGCCACGACACGGGCGGTGAAGGTAGAGGCATTGAAGCCATGCTCGGCGTGCAGCACGTAGGCCACATCCAGAGTCTTCTCAGCTTCCTTGCTCGGCACTTCGCCAGTCATCAGGTAGAGGAAGTGGGCGGCTTCGCTGAGGTCCTTGCGGATCGGCGGCAGTTCCTTGCCGGTGCGGGCGCGGTGGAAGTAAGCGGCAATCACACCGATCTGCGACACGAGACGGATGGCCGTGGCGAGGTTCTCGCTCACGTCCACATCGTGACGATTCAGCTCATAGCTGCCCAGCATGGAGACCGCTGTGCGCATGATGTCAATCGGCTTGGCCTTTTTAGGGGCGGCCAGCAGATAATCAATCACGCCCTGCGGCAGCTCACGCTCAGCACGCAGTGCGGTGGTCAGTTTCTCCAGTTCCGCACGGTTGGGCAGCTTCTGGTAAAACAGCAAATAGACGACCTCTTCGTAGCTGACTTTGCCGGCGAGTTCATTGATGTCGTATCCGCAATAAAAAAGGATGCCTTCAGCACCCTTCACTTCCCCGAGACGGGTTTCTGCTGCGACGATTCCTTCGAGACCTTTGGAGACGACTGCCATGGCTGTTTTTAATGGTATGGGGGTTTGCGATTGGAAAGAGGTCAACATACGGGATGGATCTCCCGTGTCTTTGTGCGAGTTAGCTGCAAGCGTGCAAACGCTCAAGGCAAAATACGCTCCAAGAGCGTTTCCTGAGCCAACTTCCCCATCTTCGCATCAGTGGCGAGGTTTTCCCCCAAGCTTTTCCTGACCCTGGGGTAAAGGCATCTGCCAAACAGCCGCATCCTGGGGGATTCCTTCCAGCTCCACAAAAGGTGCCAGCCCTGGTTCCCGACGGGCAGGCCGGACCTCGTGTGAGGCGGCTGAGGAGGTCTTCCCTTCCTGGTCTTTGGCCACGTGGGACTGGATCCGCGAAAGCAGGCTGCGAGGTTCCAGCCGGGTCCAGACTTTGCCCGACCAATAGTCCCCCTTCCAGCCCTGGCCAGGAGTCGAATGAACGTAGAGGGCAAAGCGGTCGAACATGATTTCCGGCACGTAACGACTGCCGACCCGCGAGACCAGGGGCGGATTGGAGGGATCTGGGCGGCCTTCGGTGGACTCCAGCAAGTATTCTTTGTCATCCACCTTCACCACCACCCAGGCATGCCCTCCCATGTCACCGTAACGGCCCAGGGCCACGCGCGCCTGAAACCCGCGCGAGAGCAGCCAGTCACACAAAAAGATCGCGGAGTCCTCACAGTCTCCGCGGCCTTTCCGCTGCGTGTCCAGGCTTGTTTGCCAGGCATCGGTCGATTCCTTTTTGGAGCCAGGGTCTTTGGTATAAACGCAGTTGGCATGCACAGCCGCCCAGATGGTGAAAAGCTCATGCACCCGGGAGTCATCTTTAGCAAAAATGGCCGGGGGGGCATACCCGGTCAGGAACTCATTCACAAAACGATACCGCCCGGCCTCATCCGCAGCCACGACAGCATAGGTGCGCCGGCATTGCGGGCACTCAAGTCCCAGACTGTTCTGGGCACGAGAAACCCTGACAATGTGGGGATGCTGGCAGTGCGGGCAGGTGCTGAAAAAAGCCTCCTGATCACTGGCCGTGATGGCCTCCGGACTGAAGTCTTCCAGGCGCTGGCCCACGATCAAAAGAGCGTGGGTCACCAGTCCGCCAGCAGATCGGCGGAGCGCACAGGCCAGATGCGTCATCTCAGGCGCGGTCTTCTGCGAAAAATCGTGAAACTGGTCCAGCAAGGCCCGCAAAGACGGACCACTGGCCGTGCAGACGGACACCTGCAAATAGCGCGGCATTTTGTCCTGCACGATCCGGGTGAGGGCGTTCACATCATCCAATGCCATCGTCGGGAACTCTGATTCCAGCCAGGTCTCGAGTTCGATGTCCATCTTCAGCAACGGCTGCCGGGCCCCCATGCGGACGAAATTGATCCGGTCCACCAAATCCACCTCAAAGCGCACACCTGAGTACGCCTGGTCCTCACCGCTCATCCACTCCTTGAACCAAAGGTCCCAAGCGGCCAGCTTGCCATTTTTATGGGCCATCAGTCCGCCAGCCAGGGTAAGGCCGAGGAGGATGGACCAAAGGAGAAGACGGGCAAGCATGCGCAGTCCTGATTATAGTATTTATAGACAAAGACGCAATCCCAAAGCTATCTGAGATCCATGACTCGCACTCTCGCTGGCCGCAGGGGCATGGATCAACGCCTTGCCTTGGCTCCGCGCTCATCCGTTTCCACCACACCGTCGCGTAGGCGGATGATCCGGGTGCAGCGTTCCACCATGCGTTCGTCATGGGTGACGAAGACGAGGGTCTTCCCCTGTTCGTTGAGCTCGTCAAAAAGGGCCAGGATCTCCTGGCCGGATTTCGAATCGAGGTTCCCGGTGGCCTCATCCGCCAAAATCATGAGAGGGCTGTTGGACAGGGCACGGGCGATGGCCACACGCTGCTGCTGCCCACCGGAAAGTTCGTTAGGCTTGTGAAAGAGCCGATGCCCCAGGCCCACCTGGTTGGCCAGCTTTTCCGCCACCTCGCGCATCTGCGCATCATCAGCCCCGCCATAGTACATGGGCACGGAGATGTTCTCCAGGACGGTGAGCTGCTGGATGAGGTTGTAACTCTGGAAGATGAA is drawn from Prosthecobacter algae and contains these coding sequences:
- a CDS encoding ABC transporter ATP-binding protein → MSEPIISLRDIRKSYQMGDVLSQVLQGVSFDIHPGEYVCIMGPSGCGKSTLLNVLGCLDQPTSGDYFLGGENVATLNDDDLSAARNRNLGFIFQSYNLIQQLTVLENISVPMYYGGADDAQMREVAEKLANQVGLGHRLFHKPNELSGGQQQRVAIARALSNSPLMILADEATGNLDSKSGQEILALFDELNEQGKTLVFVTHDERMVERCTRIIRLRDGVVETDERGAKARR
- a CDS encoding DUF1553 domain-containing protein; this encodes MTRALPFLFLPGLLLAADPADDAKNAAQNDSTPVPKVSPLVKWTFEGKEPGELKGKATIEPTGPQKPIYPVFEKGNKAAVFTGKDSFIQVKETDLPETNLRFVQGDTISIEAWVNAEDLANGKYVYLIGKGRNKSDKFSSENQNWALRLKGEGGEARPCFLFRSRNKAGAENYHRWVSKEGFNPGSGWHHVAVTYTFGKPETMKAYVDGKKTSGGVWDIAGKTTEPPVSDADDVMIGTGYGGGAGNTLAGALDEIAVYREVLPEVLLAQRYQFQPPPPPIDAKKLPKGRVLVQICEEGVPPKNSWPALPPSPTETYTLDVFGLSEVPQKYVETGVRGDRPIPYLLRAASVVNLPAGKHRLLVRGRSATRLVIDGKPFLDLPFAKSDTGGHGRVSEQDNYLNLGPDFRFAPPGTQELWAEFETKGGEHLFVIESMVGGVVGSSKKRPETGETVVAISYEGRETWELVGHDKVAYNDAGWAAYEKKQNAWLVEENAERRAKVRAKHDAYWAKRRDAAAKWLASAPAVKVPAPVKSYPANNEVDHFLNAKINAVAAQYSAAKKDGVNFYKEVMPILEANCFSCHQGSKTKGDLKLDSLAEALKGGESDGPAIVPGKPEKSSLIARISTTDEDYIMPPKGHPLKAEQIAVIQRWISEGAVWPEMNVDRIEITDLSDDLAFLRRVTLDTVGVVPTLEEIASFTADKSPNKRAKTIDRLLADKRWADKWMGYWQDALAENPNILNPTLNNTGPFRWYLHEALEDDRPMDLVVTELLRMQGSERFGGPAGFGTASGNDVPMAAKGTIISTAFLGVEMKCARCHDAPAHKSLQQDLFELAAMLEKKAVDVPKTSSVPMDKLHEGGRKPLIQVTLQPGTKVEPAWPFDEFAPENLADTLAENPKDSRDRLASLITAPQNERFAQVIANRLWQQYMGRGIVEPAEDWERGKPSHPELIRWLGREFVRGGYSLKNLSRIILNSHAYQRATDTQLTATSPLFASPAPRRLAAEQIVDSLFAATGKPFKTEEVSLDIDGRRDMKSSITLGNPTHAWMLASTSNERDRPSLSLPRIQAVCDVLEAFGWRGARQDPVSSRNDDPSALQPAILGNGTVGIWLTRLSDDHGITALALQDMPLDQFVDTLYLRLLTRKPTAAEREQYIAYLSEGYDSRLQPVSPVKAGPRYPQKYVSWTNHLDAAANALRIEEEAAARRGDAPTERLSKDWRNRLEDVLWALLNAPEWVFAP
- a CDS encoding helix-turn-helix domain-containing protein yields the protein MPPATPNSRLPSDERRGGILDAALGVFAERGFHGATTKELAKAAGVSEALMFRHFPTKEDLYIALQAHCCQAKAGEKAEMLGQLEDSTASLVTLVHYMMAKMLRPVSAVPEAEQALHRLLANSIIEDGNFARGFMQRVGREFIQKMESCLAVAMAAGDAEASPLQGKVGAWFVQHFAAMLMLNEMPGRPVVELEVDRAAQVEQAVWFALQGLGLNAEAIRRNYHPQAFALLMS
- a CDS encoding transglutaminase domain-containing protein, which produces MLARLLLWSILLGLTLAGGLMAHKNGKLAAWDLWFKEWMSGEDQAYSGVRFEVDLVDRINFVRMGARQPLLKMDIELETWLESEFPTMALDDVNALTRIVQDKMPRYLQVSVCTASGPSLRALLDQFHDFSQKTAPEMTHLACALRRSAGGLVTHALLIVGQRLEDFSPEAITASDQEAFFSTCPHCQHPHIVRVSRAQNSLGLECPQCRRTYAVVAADEAGRYRFVNEFLTGYAPPAIFAKDDSRVHELFTIWAAVHANCVYTKDPGSKKESTDAWQTSLDTQRKGRGDCEDSAIFLCDWLLSRGFQARVALGRYGDMGGHAWVVVKVDDKEYLLESTEGRPDPSNPPLVSRVGSRYVPEIMFDRFALYVHSTPGQGWKGDYWSGKVWTRLEPRSLLSRIQSHVAKDQEGKTSSAASHEVRPARREPGLAPFVELEGIPQDAAVWQMPLPQGQEKLGGKPRH
- a CDS encoding PIN domain-containing protein, encoding MIPPAPCHHVFIDFENVHELDLSLVGRRGFQFTLMMGAQQTKLGVEVVEKLLQHSDAVQIIRLQSTGKNALDFALSYYVGQAVLSYPGGQYHIVSKDTGYDPLVQHLRSRQVAVSRHEDFRDLIEPRPKPAIVKPEVIKTIVVKKVPSSKLNVEELGSAVHVVKKTADAKPAGTELERVVAFLKKSGNRPKREKTLLTCLAAFLQKDAANPDIPQLIQRLIQSGRVKVDTQKALTYHF
- a CDS encoding PQQ-binding-like beta-propeller repeat protein yields the protein MTTDSSSVPKARSRGLPWFPIATILLGMAAVFYIRSLPEFERNLKSWLTAAIPLLVVILNCLWFVFTPRFSWRFRLTGLAVLLVLGGVAKWATRVDGTLDGTGLPNIVWKWSKSEGPSLAKMKTAEAAEGWSPNAAMLAQSADVAQFFGPNRDGTVTGAKLAADWKAVTPKELWRQPIGLGWSAYAIVQGRAYTQEQRGEEEMVTCYDLFTGKLLWSYADPVRFSQWQSGDGPHATPTVHEGRVYAYGATGLLNCLNATTGKPIWQRSVLGENKLENIEWGVSCSPLIVDDKVVVTGGQTKGPVLFAYRLDTGELAWKAGDDQACYSSPMLATLVGKRVILSNNVRSLTAYDPASGAVLLEHEWGGANWPKASQPLVLGQDRVFLSAGYGMGCQMLEIKAAADGSLAATQLWAGMKMKTQFNSPAARGGHAYGLDDGRLACVDLATGERLWKEGRFASGQSLLVDDLVIIQSESGPVHLAAAKPEGFQELGKIGALSSKTWNHPTLAGRYLLVRNDREAVCYELPLAK
- a CDS encoding citrate synthase, whose protein sequence is MAVVSKGLEGIVAAETRLGEVKGAEGILFYCGYDINELAGKVSYEEVVYLLFYQKLPNRAELEKLTTALRAERELPQGVIDYLLAAPKKAKPIDIMRTAVSMLGSYELNRHDVDVSENLATAIRLVSQIGVIAAYFHRARTGKELPPIRKDLSEAAHFLYLMTGEVPSKEAEKTLDVAYVLHAEHGFNASTFTARVVASTLSDMYSAISAAIGALKGPLHGGANEGVIHMLEEIGSPDKVDAWVEDALAQKKKIMGIGHRVYKVLDPRAPHLREMAIQLTAQLGEAKWIQMSERIAEIMRERKGLNANVDFYSATVYYSLDIPTDLFTPIFAIARMSGWTAHVLEQWSENRLFRPLSEYVGRPYGQKVVPIDER